A stretch of the Glutamicibacter sp. JL.03c genome encodes the following:
- a CDS encoding methionine ABC transporter permease, with amino-acid sequence MDFFTPTVLKAMGTATVETLQMVVISGIITVVIGLVLGILLHVTGKGGLTPIRWLNVILSSIIVNITRSIPFAILMVALIPFSAMVVGASLGPIAASVSLTIGTIPFFARLVETALRDVSTGKVDAALVMGSTKMQTIRKVLVPEAMPGIIAAVTTTVVTLIGYSAMAGLVGGGGLGRMAYTYGYTRYNMPIMLATIIIIVVLVQLVQIIGDAVARKVDHR; translated from the coding sequence ATGGATTTCTTTACGCCAACAGTCCTCAAGGCCATGGGTACAGCCACGGTTGAAACCCTTCAGATGGTAGTAATCTCAGGAATCATCACTGTCGTCATTGGTTTGGTTCTCGGCATTCTTCTCCACGTGACCGGCAAGGGTGGCCTGACGCCTATTCGTTGGCTCAACGTCATCCTGTCCTCAATTATCGTGAACATCACCCGATCGATTCCGTTCGCCATTCTGATGGTTGCGCTGATCCCCTTCTCCGCCATGGTGGTTGGAGCTTCGCTCGGCCCCATCGCCGCCTCGGTCTCGCTGACCATCGGCACCATCCCCTTCTTTGCCCGCCTCGTCGAGACGGCACTGCGTGATGTCTCCACCGGCAAAGTTGATGCTGCGCTGGTCATGGGTTCCACGAAGATGCAGACCATCCGCAAAGTGCTCGTCCCTGAAGCCATGCCCGGCATCATCGCAGCCGTGACCACGACTGTCGTGACCCTGATTGGATATTCGGCCATGGCGGGCCTGGTGGGCGGTGGCGGACTGGGCCGAATGGCCTACACCTACGGCTATACCCGTTACAACATGCCGATCATGCTCGCGACAATCATTATTATTGTCGTCTTGGTGCAGTTGGTCCAGATCATTGGCGATGCTGTCGCCCGCAAGGTCGACCACCGCTAG
- a CDS encoding 3'-5' exonuclease, with product MNEWHKGLAIGFDLETTGVDTTTARIVTASVVLLDEQGNVVNRREWLVNPEVEIPEAATAVHGISTEKARTEGAPAKQSVQEILQLLIFASEQSPIVAFNASYDFSVLYHEAVRYDLPPFFPGNVIDPFIIDKQVDKFRKGKRTLAAACEFYGVVLENAHTSLADAIACVAVARQIGERYPQLQVDPQVLHGWQIGWAREQAESFQAYLRKTKPDAVVDGAWPITEG from the coding sequence ATGAATGAATGGCATAAGGGCCTTGCAATTGGCTTTGACTTGGAAACTACCGGCGTTGACACCACTACGGCACGCATTGTGACCGCATCGGTCGTCTTGCTGGATGAGCAAGGCAACGTCGTCAACCGCCGCGAGTGGCTGGTCAATCCCGAGGTCGAGATTCCTGAGGCAGCCACCGCGGTCCATGGAATCTCCACGGAAAAGGCACGGACCGAAGGCGCACCGGCAAAGCAGTCGGTCCAGGAAATCCTGCAGCTGTTGATATTCGCCTCGGAACAGTCCCCCATTGTTGCGTTCAACGCTTCCTACGACTTCTCGGTGCTCTACCACGAGGCTGTCCGCTACGATCTGCCGCCGTTCTTCCCCGGAAATGTCATCGACCCATTCATTATCGACAAGCAGGTCGACAAGTTCCGCAAGGGGAAACGCACTCTGGCTGCGGCGTGCGAGTTCTATGGAGTCGTACTGGAAAATGCCCACACTTCTTTGGCTGATGCCATTGCCTGCGTGGCAGTTGCACGGCAAATCGGCGAGCGGTACCCGCAGCTGCAGGTCGATCCCCAAGTGCTGCACGGCTGGCAAATTGGCTGGGCTCGCGAACAGGCAGAAAGCTTCCAAGCCTACCTTCGGAAGACCAAACCTGACGCCGTCGTCGACGGCGCATGGCCGATCACGGAGGGATAG
- the hemC gene encoding hydroxymethylbilane synthase encodes MSETFRVGTRGSALATTQTGWAAQKLSEISGLGVQTVLVKTEGDVVTGSLASLGGTGVFAAALRQHLLDAGCDLAVHSLKDLPTAQPEGLVLSCIPEREDVRDALCSRDGLVLEKLPHGAKVGTGSPRRGAQLLAHRPDLEIVDIRGNVPTRLGRVKGIGETLDDGSVGRATQGDLDAVILAAAGMRRLGLEKYITEYLDPSIMLPAPGQGALALETRSAGTGHAALDAALASFDDEATRLQVVAERSLLATLEAGCAAPIGALAHVEGNELVLQAVACNPDGSQTMRRSARSAIDGVASAQQLGRDLASTMIADGAAVIAGLA; translated from the coding sequence ATGAGCGAAACTTTCCGCGTAGGAACCCGCGGCAGCGCCCTGGCCACCACCCAGACCGGCTGGGCCGCGCAGAAGCTCTCGGAGATCTCCGGGCTGGGCGTGCAGACCGTGCTGGTCAAGACCGAAGGCGACGTGGTGACCGGTTCGCTGGCCAGCCTCGGCGGTACCGGGGTCTTCGCCGCCGCGCTGCGCCAGCACCTGTTGGATGCGGGTTGCGACCTGGCCGTGCACTCCTTGAAGGACCTGCCGACCGCGCAGCCTGAGGGCCTGGTGCTTTCCTGCATCCCGGAGCGCGAGGACGTGCGCGATGCCCTGTGCTCCCGCGACGGGCTCGTGCTGGAGAAGCTGCCGCACGGGGCCAAGGTGGGCACCGGTTCCCCGCGCCGCGGCGCGCAGTTGCTGGCCCACCGCCCGGATCTTGAGATCGTTGATATCCGCGGCAACGTGCCCACCCGATTGGGCCGGGTCAAGGGGATCGGCGAAACCCTGGACGATGGCAGCGTGGGCCGCGCTACGCAGGGCGATCTGGATGCGGTGATCCTGGCCGCCGCGGGCATGCGCCGGCTGGGCCTGGAAAAGTACATCACCGAATACCTGGATCCTTCGATCATGCTTCCGGCCCCGGGACAGGGCGCCCTCGCCCTGGAGACGCGCAGCGCCGGCACCGGCCACGCTGCCCTCGATGCGGCGCTGGCGTCATTTGATGACGAGGCAACCCGCCTGCAGGTAGTTGCCGAACGATCCTTGCTGGCCACCTTGGAGGCCGGCTGCGCGGCACCAATCGGCGCCCTGGCGCACGTGGAAGGCAACGAGCTGGTGCTCCAGGCCGTGGCCTGCAACCCCGATGGGTCCCAGACCATGCGCCGCAGCGCCCGCAGCGCCATTGACGGTGTCGCTTCGGCGCAGCAACTGGGCCGCGATCTGGCAAGCACGATGATTGCCGACGGCGCCGCAGTGATCGCCGGATTGGCCTAG
- a CDS encoding MetQ/NlpA family ABC transporter substrate-binding protein, producing the protein MRKKLALAITGIATAFALTACGSSDPSADANATLDPANPVTIKVGASPVPQSDILNYIDENLAKDAGIDLDVVEIDDYVTPNTSLNEGTLDANYFQTEAYLKTETEEKGYKFAHGAGIHVEPMTAFSKTFKDPKDVTEGTTVLLNNDPVNQIRGMRVLEQAGLLKNIADDDSILTVQDDKDKNPLSLKLKDANAEQVVQYYKSDDSIGVAVINGNFIVQAKLNKDEILAQESGENNPNANFLTWREGEETAAIKKLEELLHSDEVRAYIEKTWTDGSVIPAF; encoded by the coding sequence ATGCGCAAAAAGCTCGCACTTGCAATCACCGGCATCGCCACCGCGTTCGCCCTGACCGCCTGCGGCAGCAGCGATCCATCGGCAGACGCCAATGCAACTTTGGACCCAGCAAACCCGGTGACCATCAAGGTCGGTGCCAGCCCGGTCCCGCAGTCCGATATCCTGAACTACATTGACGAGAACCTGGCCAAGGACGCCGGCATCGACCTGGACGTCGTGGAAATCGACGACTATGTCACTCCGAACACCTCGCTCAATGAAGGCACCCTCGATGCCAACTACTTCCAGACCGAGGCCTACCTGAAGACTGAAACCGAGGAAAAGGGCTACAAGTTCGCCCACGGCGCTGGCATCCACGTTGAGCCGATGACCGCCTTCTCGAAGACCTTCAAGGACCCCAAGGACGTCACCGAGGGAACCACGGTTCTGCTGAACAACGACCCAGTGAACCAGATCCGTGGCATGCGCGTTCTGGAGCAGGCCGGACTGCTGAAGAACATTGCGGACGATGATTCTATCCTCACCGTCCAGGACGACAAGGACAAGAACCCGCTGTCCCTGAAGCTCAAGGACGCCAACGCGGAGCAGGTCGTCCAGTACTACAAGAGCGACGACTCCATCGGCGTGGCCGTGATCAACGGCAACTTCATCGTCCAGGCCAAGCTGAACAAGGACGAAATCCTGGCTCAGGAATCCGGCGAGAACAACCCGAACGCCAACTTCCTGACCTGGCGTGAGGGCGAAGAGACCGCAGCCATCAAGAAGCTCGAAGAGCTGCTGCACTCGGATGAGGTTCGCGCCTACATCGAAAAGACCTGGACCGACGGAAGCGTTATCCCAGCGTTCTAA
- the hemQ gene encoding hydrogen peroxide-dependent heme synthase, whose protein sequence is MSNAPQHNSPVINERANAGENPTFFYTLWTIFKRSELIDRSEAAATEFDALIEQLAAEGATVRGIYDVSSMREDADIMVWVHGPTAQLLQASMRKIRRSALLEGTEIVYSTMAVHREAEFAKNHSPAFVRGIRAKEWMTVYPFVRSTDWYTMDPALRGKMLRDHGILGREFPNVLANTVAAFSFSDYEWQICLEADDMIDLVDMMRHLRYTEARHHVREETPFYTGRKITAVEALEVLK, encoded by the coding sequence GTGAGCAACGCACCGCAACACAATTCGCCGGTAATCAATGAACGGGCGAATGCGGGGGAGAACCCGACCTTCTTCTACACGCTCTGGACCATCTTCAAGCGCTCTGAGCTGATCGATCGCAGCGAAGCCGCCGCGACCGAATTCGACGCGCTGATCGAGCAGCTGGCCGCCGAGGGCGCCACCGTTCGCGGCATCTACGATGTGTCCTCCATGCGCGAGGACGCCGACATCATGGTGTGGGTCCACGGCCCTACCGCGCAGCTGCTGCAGGCCTCGATGCGCAAGATCCGCCGTTCGGCACTGCTGGAGGGTACCGAGATCGTGTACTCGACCATGGCCGTGCACCGCGAAGCTGAATTCGCCAAGAACCACTCGCCAGCTTTCGTCCGCGGCATCCGGGCCAAGGAATGGATGACCGTCTACCCGTTCGTGCGCTCCACCGACTGGTACACCATGGATCCAGCCTTGCGCGGGAAGATGCTGCGCGACCATGGCATCCTGGGCCGTGAATTCCCGAATGTCCTGGCCAATACCGTGGCCGCCTTCTCCTTTAGCGACTACGAATGGCAGATCTGCCTGGAAGCCGATGACATGATCGACCTGGTGGACATGATGCGCCACCTGCGGTACACCGAGGCACGCCACCACGTGCGCGAGGAGACCCCGTTCTACACCGGGCGCAAGATCACTGCCGTCGAGGCGCTTGAGGTATTGAAGTGA
- a CDS encoding methionine ABC transporter ATP-binding protein: MITVSDLRKVYQQGSKDVVALDGVSLEVPTGKIHGIVGHSGAGKSTLVRCLTLLDQPTSGSVSVNGKELTNVSSEELRNARRRIGMVFQHANLFDSRTTEQNVAYPLELVGTPKDQVASKVAELLELVGLSQFAKAYPSQLSGGQRQRVGIARALTTDPDVLLCDEPTSALDPKTTDEILELVKELRDRLNITVLIITHEMHVVKQACDSVSLLEGGKIVEHGDIEAVITNASGRLASTLLPLPGDAPRAEGSGPILDLLYTGQQATEPVISSLARQFNTDVNVLAGSVEQLGEQQYAHLRLQLNADADLESIVNHLSATGIAVTVKGAK, translated from the coding sequence GTGATCACAGTTAGTGACCTGCGCAAGGTCTACCAGCAGGGCAGCAAGGATGTCGTTGCTCTTGATGGTGTCAGCCTTGAAGTCCCCACCGGGAAAATTCATGGCATCGTCGGACATTCCGGGGCTGGCAAGTCCACACTTGTCCGCTGCTTGACCCTGCTTGACCAGCCAACCTCCGGCTCCGTTTCCGTTAACGGCAAGGAACTGACCAACGTCAGCTCTGAAGAGTTGCGCAATGCGCGCCGCCGTATCGGAATGGTGTTCCAGCACGCCAATCTCTTTGATTCGCGCACCACCGAGCAGAACGTTGCCTACCCCTTGGAACTGGTGGGAACCCCGAAGGATCAGGTTGCCAGCAAGGTCGCTGAACTCTTAGAACTCGTTGGCCTGTCCCAGTTCGCCAAGGCTTACCCATCCCAGCTTTCCGGCGGCCAGCGCCAGCGCGTTGGCATTGCCCGCGCACTGACCACCGACCCGGATGTTCTTCTGTGCGATGAGCCAACCAGTGCACTTGATCCGAAGACAACGGATGAAATCCTTGAGCTTGTTAAGGAACTGCGCGATCGCCTGAACATTACGGTCTTGATCATCACCCACGAAATGCACGTCGTGAAGCAGGCCTGCGACTCGGTCTCCCTGCTCGAAGGCGGAAAGATCGTTGAGCATGGAGATATCGAAGCCGTGATCACCAACGCCTCGGGCCGTCTGGCTTCAACTTTGCTGCCGCTTCCTGGCGATGCTCCACGCGCTGAAGGATCCGGACCGATCCTTGATTTGCTCTACACCGGCCAGCAGGCCACTGAGCCAGTGATTTCTTCGCTGGCCCGCCAGTTCAATACCGATGTCAATGTTTTGGCTGGATCCGTCGAACAACTTGGTGAGCAGCAGTATGCCCACCTGCGCCTGCAGCTCAATGCAGACGCTGATTTGGAATCAATCGTGAATCACCTGTCCGCCACCGGAATCGCAGTGACCGTGAAGGGAGCCAAATAG
- the hemB gene encoding porphobilinogen synthase, producing MGFPQHRPRRLRQNPAIRRLVAENELSARQLILPAFVREGLSQPNEITSMPGVFQHSMDSLKAAANDAAERGLGGIMLFGIPEDRDETGSAGLDPQGILNQGIAAVRAEVGNELVVMSDVCLDEFTSHGHCGVLDANGVVDNDATLEIYGQMAVAQAEAGAHMLGPSGMMDGQIGAIRQALDAAGRQDVSLLAYSAKYASAFYGPFREAVDSQLQGDRRTYQMDSANRSEAVIEAELDLAEGADMIMVKPAMSYLDIVRDIAEFSPVPVSAYQISGEYSMIEAASANGWIDRKASVLESLLSIKRAGAQQILTYYAAEVAGWLKEGK from the coding sequence ATGGGTTTTCCTCAGCATCGTCCCCGCCGGTTGCGGCAGAATCCTGCGATTCGCCGGCTGGTCGCCGAAAACGAGCTTTCAGCGCGCCAGCTGATCCTCCCCGCCTTTGTGCGCGAAGGATTGAGCCAGCCCAACGAGATCACCTCCATGCCAGGGGTCTTCCAGCACTCCATGGACTCGCTCAAGGCCGCCGCCAACGACGCAGCTGAACGCGGACTGGGCGGCATCATGCTCTTCGGCATCCCCGAGGACCGCGACGAAACCGGCTCCGCGGGCCTGGACCCGCAGGGCATCCTCAATCAGGGCATCGCCGCGGTCCGCGCCGAGGTAGGCAATGAACTGGTTGTCATGTCCGATGTGTGCCTGGACGAATTCACCTCCCACGGGCACTGCGGGGTGCTTGATGCCAACGGCGTCGTGGACAATGATGCTACCTTGGAAATCTATGGCCAGATGGCCGTGGCCCAGGCTGAGGCCGGTGCCCATATGCTCGGCCCATCGGGCATGATGGACGGACAGATCGGCGCGATCCGCCAGGCCCTGGATGCCGCTGGACGCCAGGATGTGTCCCTGCTGGCCTATAGCGCGAAGTATGCCAGCGCCTTCTACGGGCCATTCCGCGAGGCAGTCGACTCCCAGCTGCAGGGCGATCGCCGCACCTACCAGATGGATTCGGCCAACCGCAGCGAAGCAGTGATCGAAGCCGAATTGGATCTCGCCGAGGGTGCCGACATGATCATGGTCAAGCCGGCCATGAGCTACCTGGACATCGTGCGCGACATCGCCGAATTCTCCCCGGTACCGGTCTCCGCCTACCAGATCTCCGGCGAGTACTCGATGATCGAAGCGGCCAGCGCCAACGGCTGGATCGACCGCAAGGCATCGGTGCTCGAATCCTTGCTGTCCATCAAGCGGGCCGGTGCCCAGCAGATCCTCACGTACTATGCAGCCGAAGTTGCCGGCTGGCTCAAGGAAGGAAAGTAA
- a CDS encoding uroporphyrinogen-III synthase produces the protein MAYHALILRNPARAEATVRQFEQLGITSWCAQLVTAIWPEDRQALDAMAQRLVDGAYSWLAITSVSTVQVLEQVLGSRTLPSSLRIAAVGEKTSQAIAAKLGRSVDFQPQVQSAAGMLDLWHPEPGSVICYPHGDLASSTLSGALAGKPVTVDEVIAYQSVDAPAGGAPVDTARVPASVNVLQPGDIGGKLGQMDLIVFSAPSIVRRFAQLAGGRMPQNVRALAIGAPTAKALEAACLPVDAIAAEPTPQGLARAAKELLQPGGVAAAGETK, from the coding sequence ATGGCCTACCACGCATTGATCCTGCGCAACCCGGCGCGAGCAGAAGCCACGGTGCGGCAGTTCGAGCAGCTGGGCATCACCTCCTGGTGCGCCCAGCTGGTGACGGCCATCTGGCCGGAGGACCGGCAAGCGCTCGACGCGATGGCGCAGCGATTGGTTGATGGCGCGTATTCGTGGCTGGCCATCACCTCGGTGAGCACCGTGCAGGTGCTCGAACAGGTGCTCGGCTCGCGAACCTTGCCCAGCTCGCTGCGCATCGCCGCGGTGGGTGAAAAGACCAGCCAGGCCATTGCAGCGAAGCTGGGGCGAAGCGTGGATTTCCAGCCGCAAGTGCAGTCGGCGGCCGGAATGCTCGACCTATGGCATCCAGAACCTGGCTCCGTGATTTGCTATCCCCACGGGGATCTGGCCAGTTCCACCTTGTCCGGGGCCCTGGCCGGCAAGCCGGTCACCGTGGATGAAGTGATCGCCTACCAGAGCGTGGACGCCCCAGCGGGCGGCGCCCCGGTGGATACTGCCCGGGTGCCCGCCTCGGTTAATGTCCTGCAGCCGGGGGACATCGGTGGGAAACTGGGTCAGATGGATCTGATCGTCTTCTCGGCTCCCAGCATCGTGCGCCGTTTCGCTCAGCTGGCCGGTGGCCGGATGCCCCAGAACGTGCGCGCCCTTGCGATCGGCGCACCCACGGCCAAGGCGCTGGAGGCCGCTTGCCTGCCGGTGGATGCGATCGCGGCAGAACCAACCCCGCAGGGCCTGGCCCGAGCGGCCAAAGAATTGCTTCAGCCAGGCGGCGTTGCCGCGGCTGGAGAGACCAAGTAG
- the hemL gene encoding glutamate-1-semialdehyde 2,1-aminomutase, whose protein sequence is MSNSEQLFAEAREVMPGGVNSPVRAFGSVGGIPPFMVGAKGAYLTDADGKEYVDLVCSWGPALLGHAHPEIQAAVHAAVDRGLSFGASTPDEAKLGALIKSRVGGVERVRMVSTGTEATMTAVRLARGFTGRELVIKFSGCYHGHLDGLLADAGSGVATLALPGSAGVTAATAAETLVLPYNDRAAIEAAFAEHGANIAAVITESAPCNMGVVAPEEGFNKFLKETTAKHGALLILDEVLTGFRASSSGYWGLTGKVEDWTADLYTFGKVIGGGLPTAALGGRAEVMDYLAPLGPVYQAGTLSGNPVAMAAGIAQLTHATEDVYAHLGKQSEALQAAITESFNAAGLDHSIQRAGTLFSVAFGTSEKGVHNYADAQAQEGFRYAPFFHSMLDSGIYLPPSVFEAWFVSAAHDDAAMEKIFAALPAAAKAAAAAQA, encoded by the coding sequence ATGTCGAACTCTGAACAGCTCTTTGCCGAGGCCCGCGAGGTCATGCCCGGCGGCGTGAACTCCCCGGTGCGTGCCTTCGGCTCCGTCGGTGGCATTCCGCCCTTCATGGTCGGCGCCAAGGGCGCCTACCTCACCGATGCCGACGGCAAGGAATACGTTGACCTGGTCTGCTCGTGGGGTCCGGCGCTGCTCGGCCACGCGCACCCGGAAATCCAGGCCGCGGTGCACGCCGCGGTGGATCGCGGTCTGTCCTTTGGCGCCTCCACCCCTGACGAGGCCAAGCTCGGTGCGCTGATCAAGTCCCGCGTGGGCGGCGTTGAGCGCGTGCGCATGGTCTCCACCGGCACCGAGGCCACCATGACCGCTGTGCGCCTGGCGCGCGGCTTCACCGGCCGCGAACTGGTCATCAAGTTCTCAGGCTGCTACCACGGCCACCTCGACGGGTTGCTGGCTGACGCCGGCTCCGGCGTCGCCACCCTGGCGCTGCCAGGCTCTGCCGGCGTTACCGCGGCCACCGCCGCCGAAACCCTGGTGTTGCCGTACAACGATCGTGCCGCCATCGAAGCCGCCTTCGCTGAACACGGCGCCAACATCGCCGCTGTGATCACCGAGTCCGCTCCATGCAACATGGGCGTCGTGGCTCCGGAAGAGGGCTTCAACAAGTTCCTCAAGGAGACTACCGCCAAGCACGGTGCCCTGCTGATCCTCGACGAGGTGCTCACCGGTTTCCGCGCCTCGTCCTCCGGCTACTGGGGCTTGACCGGCAAGGTCGAGGATTGGACCGCCGACCTGTACACCTTCGGCAAGGTCATTGGCGGTGGCCTGCCGACCGCCGCCCTCGGTGGACGTGCCGAGGTCATGGATTACTTGGCGCCACTGGGTCCCGTGTACCAGGCTGGCACCCTCTCCGGCAACCCTGTCGCCATGGCCGCCGGCATCGCCCAGCTGACCCATGCAACCGAGGATGTATACGCCCACCTGGGCAAGCAGTCCGAGGCCCTGCAGGCCGCGATCACCGAGTCCTTCAACGCCGCCGGATTGGATCACTCCATCCAGCGTGCCGGCACCTTGTTCTCGGTCGCCTTTGGCACCTCCGAGAAGGGCGTGCACAACTACGCTGATGCACAGGCCCAGGAGGGCTTCCGCTACGCTCCGTTCTTCCACTCCATGCTTGATTCCGGCATCTACCTGCCACCGAGCGTATTCGAGGCATGGTTCGTCTCTGCGGCGCATGACGACGCTGCCATGGAGAAGATCTTCGCTGCGTTGCCGGCAGCCGCCAAGGCCGCCGCCGCTGCCCAGGCCTAA
- a CDS encoding MGMT family protein — translation MTDAEVPSQLDYVHAVHQLAQLIPPGAVLSYGDVAELLGSGGARQVGKAMATAPEGTPWWRVTRADGGMAELLLPRARAHWDEENLARPDRRVEIKKLRWNPTQPQWQKIDILRLSLGNPKMSALDDEL, via the coding sequence ATGACAGATGCCGAAGTGCCGAGCCAACTCGATTACGTTCACGCGGTGCACCAGCTGGCGCAGCTGATTCCCCCGGGAGCAGTGCTCAGCTACGGTGACGTTGCTGAGCTACTGGGCAGTGGAGGTGCGCGCCAAGTAGGAAAGGCCATGGCAACGGCCCCCGAGGGCACCCCATGGTGGCGAGTCACCAGAGCGGACGGAGGCATGGCGGAGCTGCTGCTGCCTAGAGCCCGTGCCCATTGGGATGAGGAAAACCTTGCCCGCCCTGACCGTCGTGTCGAAATCAAAAAACTTCGCTGGAACCCCACGCAGCCCCAGTGGCAAAAAATCGATATCCTCAGGCTGTCACTGGGCAACCCCAAAATGTCCGCATTGGATGATGAACTATAA
- a CDS encoding ferrochelatase has product MSRSFDPRQGYDPNGRMAPKAYDALLLASFGGPEGQDDVLPFLRNVTGGRGIPDERLEEVAVHYRKNGGISPINEQNRALKAALESELATRGIDLPIYWGNRNWHPFVNDTLKQLADDGHRTVLMLGTGAYAGYSACRQYREDLGMGLLATGLDHEVEVDKLRQFFDTPAFVQPFVQGLRQSLASVRTQLEVAGKDEGEIKIVFVTHSIPLSDANAAGPEGIRTAQSENLYTAQHRAVAQYILSQVQEAAGLEHSLVYQSRSGAPGTPWLEPDINDALEADAAAGVDGVVVVPIGFISDHMEVLWDLDTEAKDTCAELGLAFDRVATPGTHQAFVSGLVDLIEERLLGADGKALREGRQSVVAGGPWFDVCRPGCCEKRALDGTLRPTIAAVDSEVGVPRA; this is encoded by the coding sequence GTGAGCCGGAGTTTTGACCCGCGCCAAGGGTACGACCCCAATGGCCGGATGGCTCCCAAGGCGTACGACGCCCTGCTGCTGGCCTCCTTTGGCGGCCCCGAAGGACAGGACGATGTGCTGCCCTTCCTGCGCAATGTCACCGGCGGGCGCGGCATCCCGGACGAACGCCTCGAAGAGGTGGCCGTGCACTACCGCAAGAACGGCGGCATTTCGCCGATCAACGAGCAGAACCGTGCGCTGAAGGCCGCGCTGGAAAGCGAACTGGCCACCCGCGGCATCGACCTGCCCATCTACTGGGGCAATCGCAATTGGCATCCCTTCGTCAACGACACGCTCAAGCAGCTGGCCGATGACGGGCACCGCACGGTGCTGATGCTGGGCACCGGCGCCTACGCCGGGTACTCGGCCTGCCGCCAGTACCGCGAGGATCTGGGCATGGGGCTGCTGGCCACCGGCCTGGACCACGAGGTCGAGGTCGACAAGCTGCGCCAGTTCTTCGATACCCCCGCCTTCGTGCAGCCCTTCGTCCAGGGCCTGCGCCAGTCGCTGGCCTCGGTGCGCACCCAGCTCGAAGTCGCCGGCAAGGACGAGGGCGAGATCAAGATCGTCTTCGTCACCCACTCGATCCCGCTGAGCGACGCCAACGCCGCCGGGCCTGAAGGGATCCGCACGGCACAGAGCGAAAACCTGTACACCGCCCAGCACCGCGCGGTGGCCCAGTACATCCTGTCCCAGGTCCAGGAGGCCGCCGGCCTGGAGCATTCGCTTGTGTACCAGTCGCGTTCGGGCGCGCCGGGTACCCCGTGGCTGGAACCGGATATCAATGACGCGCTTGAGGCCGACGCTGCTGCCGGCGTCGACGGCGTCGTCGTGGTGCCCATCGGCTTCATCTCCGATCACATGGAAGTGCTGTGGGACCTGGACACCGAAGCCAAGGACACCTGCGCGGAATTGGGCTTGGCCTTCGACCGCGTAGCGACCCCGGGCACCCACCAGGCGTTCGTCTCCGGGCTGGTGGATCTGATCGAGGAACGCCTGCTCGGCGCCGATGGCAAGGCCCTGCGCGAAGGCCGCCAGTCGGTGGTGGCCGGCGGCCCGTGGTTTGACGTCTGCCGTCCGGGATGCTGCGAAAAGCGGGCCCTGGATGGGACGCTGCGTCCAACCATCGCCGCGGTCGATTCGGAAGTGGGAGTACCCCGGGCATGA